CCACAACAATTATTCAGGAGGAGTGGCATGCAAAATTTCAGGAGGAACGACATGCAGGCAGGCGGTCGAACAGCAAGAACATCTCTTCCCTGGGTCGCCGTCACGCAAAACATTCCAGCAAAGCGAGCAGCGAAACCCATGAGGTTTTGCATCACGCTGCTCGTTTTTGTATTCTGCGTGAGTTTCATCGGATGGGCACAACAAATCACCGGCTCCATTGTGGGAACGGTCAAGGACCAGCAGGGTGCGTTGGTGACGACTGCCACTGTGACCGCGACCAACACGCAGACCGCGCTCGTTCGTTCCGTGCAAGTAAACGGCCAGGGTGAATACCGCATCGATTACCTTCCCGTGGGTACGTACAGCCTCCAGGCGGATGCGACGGGTTTCCAGCGGTACATGCAGCAGAACATCGTGTTGACTGTCGACCAGACACAAACGCTGGATGTGACGATGGAAGTGGGCTCTGAGAGCCAGACGGTTACTATCACCGGGGCGCCGCCGGAGGTGGATACGAGCAGCGCGGAGCTGGGCAGAACCATCAGCCCAACGGAGATCATCGGCCTTCCGCTGGTTAATCGCGATGCGTATGAGGAACTGTCGCTCATACCCGGCGTCATGGCCAACAACTTTAGCCAGCAGAGCGACCCATCGGGCGTGGCTAACTTCAACCTCGGCGTGCCTGCGGCGGATGTGCAGATCAACGGCTCCACCGATGGCGGCGTTGGGCAGGTGAGCTTTTATCTGGATGGCGGGCTGAACATGTCGGCACTCCGCGACTACGGACAGCAGTTGCCAAACCCGGACGCACTGGAAGAGTTTCGCGTGGAGACGAGCAATTTTTCGGCCCAGTACGGGCGCGGCTCCTCCGCAGTGGTCACGGCGATCACCAAGTCGGGAACCAATCAGTTTCACGGGGCGCTGTTTGAGTTCAACCGCAATACCGATCTCAACGCCTTTCCGTGGAACGCGCCCAAGAATGCGCAGGGGCAGTTTATCAATGCGCCGTACCACCGCAACAACTTCGGCGGTGTGATTGGCGGCCCCATCAAGAAGGATAAGGCGTTCTTCTTCTTCAGCTATGGTGGTCTGCGGCAAGTGATTGGAGCATACGTAAGTGGCGGCAGGCTACCCACGGCTGCCGAGCGTCTGGGCGACTTTACCGGGGATACTTATACGGTCTACATGCCCGGCACCAAGACGCAGGCGAACGGAATCAACAGTGCACCCAACTGCCTGGTTGCGAAGCCGAATTGCATTCCCATCGCCCTGCTGGACCAGACCGCGACCAACATTACGTCGGGGAAAAATCCCCAGGCGACGATTCCGCTGCCCAACACCCCCAACAGTTCGGGAGCGATGGTGGACTGGACGGGCTACTTCACCGGTCCGACAGTCGACAACGAGTATGTTGGCAAATACGACGAAGCACTGGGCACAAGCGATCATCTCTCGGCGAGCTACTTCTACATCCGCACAACGCAAGACGTTTTCGGAAGCGGCAACATCGCCCCGTGGGTGAGCGTGGAGTCCTTCACCAGCCAGACGAACGCGAACATCAGCGAGATCCACCCCTTCAGCGCGAACACGATCAATCAGGCGTGGGTTAGCTTTTCGCGGGCCGGAGGCGGACGTCTCCCGCAGCCCGGGATCAGCATCCAGCAACTGGGCTCGGCGTATACCGTAGAGGGGCCGCCGTCGTTGCCTGATTTGGTCGTATCCGGCGATTTCACGGCCGGCAATAGCAACACCGGGCCGGTAAGCGTCTCGGATTTCTATTCGTTCCGCGACAGTGTGAGCATGACCAGGGGCAAACACACCCTCTCCTTTGGCGCCGAGGAGGCGCTCGAAAAGAGTATGATCGTCGCCGACACCGAGAACTACGGGGTTTTCACTTTTAATAGTTCCGCTCCCACAACCACCGGCAATGCGATGTCCGACTTCATGACCGGCATGGTTTCCTCGCTGCTGCAGGCCACCCCGTACAATATGCGGTTAAGCGCGTGGCATACGGGGGTGTACTTGCAGGACAACTACCGCATCACGCCGCGGTTCACGGCCAACCTGGGCATCCGATGGGACTTTGACACCCCGCCGGTGGAGTCGGAGAATCGTACGGCGACATTCGTTCCCAGCGAGGCGCAGTCCACGAGCAATCCGGCAGGCACCGAGTCGACGGTCTCTCCCACCGCGCCTCCGGGCATGTTCTTTCCGGGTGATCCGGGCGTGCCGCGCGGCATCACGACCATGAGGTGGCATCATGTCTCGCCGCGCGCGGGCGTGGCGTGGGATGTGTTTGGCAACGGCAAGACCGCGTTACACGCAGCCGCAGGCGTTTTCTACGGCGGCGTATCCGGGAACGAATGGGGACAGCCGAGCAATGCCGCCCCATTCGCGATTGAAGCTACCTGGGGCTCCGTGAACTCGCTGTCGAATCCCTACGCGCCCACGATGGTGAATGGGACTCCGTCTTCATTGCCCAACGGAAACCCCTTCCCGTACTACTACACTCCGCAGCACCCGAACTTCGTGTACCCGGCGAGCAGCGTGATCACCGACGCAAAAACCATGCAATGGCCCTTCACGTACCAGTTCAACGCTTCGTATCAGCAACAACTGCCGCTACATATGGTGGCGACGGTCGCCTACGCAGGCACGATATCGCGCGATGTTCCGATATTTGTCGACGCCAATTATGCTCCCTACGTGCCCGGATTGGCCGGTGAAAACTCCGGCGCCGCGGGACCAGGCGGCTACAACGCGCGGCGTCCATACGATCAGAACTCGACAGGGACGGGAACCCTGGGTGAGGACCAACAGCTCGTCTCTAACCAGAGCGCTTCGTATCATTCGCTTCAGGTGTCGGTGAACCGGTCGATGACGCATAACCTCATGCTCAGCGGATTCTATGTATGGAGCCATGCTCTGGAAAGCGCCAACATCGCCGCGGACGGAATAGGAACTGCCCAGGATTGGAACAACCTGTGGGAGGAACGCGGTCCGATGAGCGACGACCGGCGCAACGTGGCCGCCATCTCCGGCATATGGAATATCGACTACTTCACAGGGTCGAATTTCGTAATGAAGAACCTGCTCAACGGCTGGAGGATCTCGCCGATCTACTACATCCAGAGCGGGGAGCCGACCCAAGCCGCTACCGGCTCCGACAATAACGACGATAGCCAAAACTCCAACCGCCCCGATCTGGTTCCAGGCGTCAGTCCTACCCTGAATCCTCACCGCAACCGCAGTGCAGCGGCAGCCGAGTGGTTTAACACAGCAGCCTTCGTCGCCAACGGCCCCGGCGTGC
The sequence above is a segment of the Acidicapsa acidisoli genome. Coding sequences within it:
- a CDS encoding TonB-dependent receptor; its protein translation is MQNFRRNDMQAGGRTARTSLPWVAVTQNIPAKRAAKPMRFCITLLVFVFCVSFIGWAQQITGSIVGTVKDQQGALVTTATVTATNTQTALVRSVQVNGQGEYRIDYLPVGTYSLQADATGFQRYMQQNIVLTVDQTQTLDVTMEVGSESQTVTITGAPPEVDTSSAELGRTISPTEIIGLPLVNRDAYEELSLIPGVMANNFSQQSDPSGVANFNLGVPAADVQINGSTDGGVGQVSFYLDGGLNMSALRDYGQQLPNPDALEEFRVETSNFSAQYGRGSSAVVTAITKSGTNQFHGALFEFNRNTDLNAFPWNAPKNAQGQFINAPYHRNNFGGVIGGPIKKDKAFFFFSYGGLRQVIGAYVSGGRLPTAAERLGDFTGDTYTVYMPGTKTQANGINSAPNCLVAKPNCIPIALLDQTATNITSGKNPQATIPLPNTPNSSGAMVDWTGYFTGPTVDNEYVGKYDEALGTSDHLSASYFYIRTTQDVFGSGNIAPWVSVESFTSQTNANISEIHPFSANTINQAWVSFSRAGGGRLPQPGISIQQLGSAYTVEGPPSLPDLVVSGDFTAGNSNTGPVSVSDFYSFRDSVSMTRGKHTLSFGAEEALEKSMIVADTENYGVFTFNSSAPTTTGNAMSDFMTGMVSSLLQATPYNMRLSAWHTGVYLQDNYRITPRFTANLGIRWDFDTPPVESENRTATFVPSEAQSTSNPAGTESTVSPTAPPGMFFPGDPGVPRGITTMRWHHVSPRAGVAWDVFGNGKTALHAAAGVFYGGVSGNEWGQPSNAAPFAIEATWGSVNSLSNPYAPTMVNGTPSSLPNGNPFPYYYTPQHPNFVYPASSVITDAKTMQWPFTYQFNASYQQQLPLHMVATVAYAGTISRDVPIFVDANYAPYVPGLAGENSGAAGPGGYNARRPYDQNSTGTGTLGEDQQLVSNQSASYHSLQVSVNRSMTHNLMLSGFYVWSHALESANIAADGIGTAQDWNNLWEERGPMSDDRRNVAAISGIWNIDYFTGSNFVMKNLLNGWRISPIYYIQSGEPTQAATGSDNNDDSQNSNRPDLVPGVSPTLNPHRNRSAAAAEWFNTAAFVANGPGVPGGIGPGGADGNEPMGGLRAPGYRDVDLGVFRDFKLERGAIFQLRGEANNVFNLVNLNPPSVTGPPPTVGAAPSSSTFGVITSALSPRIIQVGARLTF